The region TGTAGATATCGCCATGATCATCACCATTATCGCGATAAACAAATAATTTCTGGCCATCAGGACTAATCGCAATAGCAGCATCGTGTGTGTTGGTGTTTATGTTAGTAATGGGCGTTGGTTTGGTCCATTCTCCATTTACTTTTTTCGACTGAAAAACATCTTCGTAATAATCGCCATATTCAAAAGGCTGCATAAGTTTATTTTGACGACCTCCGGTACTTTCTTTACCAACATAAGTAAAAATCATAATTGATTCGTCGGCAGAAACTACAGGTACGTACTCTTCGTTTTCGCTGTTTAAAATATTACCTGCGTGTGTGATTTTTGCATTAGTAGGATTAGCATAAAGAATTTTTCCGTTTTCAGAGTAACGTATTACTTGTTTGGAGGCTTCTTTATCTTCAGGAATGGCACGTTTATTAGCGATGTATTGATTCGCCATGGTAATAGCTTCATCAAATTTGTAATTTAAATGGTATGCACGAGCCAAATCAAACTCAATGTTTTCAGCTTTTTTGTTTTTGGCGTATACCTCTCCGATTAATTTAAGGGCTTCTTCATGTTTATCGCTGCGGTAAAGGCAACAACGTCCGTAAACGAACTTTAAGAAGATTTCATCCGGATGCGCATAATACAATTTTTCATAGATAGGTAATGCCGCTAAATATTCTTTCTCATCATACATGATAAGAGCATATTGCATCGAATCGCTTTCGGTTTTACGCCATTTACGCGTGTTGGTAATTTGTGCAAACGAAAAACTTACCAATAAAGAAAAAGCTACTAATACTTTGTATTTCATATGGAGAGGGATGTTCAGGTTAGAGGTGTTTTAGTCAGTCTAAAATAACCAATATTTTAGACAAATAATCGTCTAAAAGGGTAAAACTTACTAAGATTGGGACGGTTAATAACCCTAATTTAAGTCAAAGTTATTAAGGTTGATCTTATCGGAGCGTTCGCCTGATATTCTGTAAACATTGTTGTTTACTTGCCTAATTAGCAAATTATCAATTGAGAAGATGTGCGGTTTACTTTTCTTAAGTCCTTCTATTATAATGATATGTTTTAAATTTGAGTCTTGGATCGTAAACGTTAATCTGGCAAGCACCATACCATTAACATAGTTGGGCATTGTATTTAAATTCCGAGAAGTTATTGTTGTTAGACTGTCGCCTGTTTTGGAGGGGGTCTTTATTTTCAATACATTATTCATAGCATCAAAATGCTCGGGCTTGTATAAAAAGCTTATTTCATATTCTTTTCCGTTTTGTAACGGGTTTGGTAAAAATTCTATTAAAATATTCGATTGATTTAAAATCCCTTCATAACTTTTGTTTTTAGTTCTATTGAAGTCATCAAACAGAACTAAAGAACTGTCAGTAGTAAATAGACCATTATTCGGAATTAATTTTGATTTATTATTTAAAAAATAATCTAATTCAAGCTTCTTGGAATTATTTATTAGACGATTAGCTGAGATTTCTGCAATTGTATAGTCTTTACCTTCGTAAATTATTTTGCATTTGTTCAATAAATTTTGTTCTTCGGTTAACAAAGCTTCTTTGCTAAATAATACAGTAATTGGTTTTGACTGATTCAAATCGTTTAAAATAGACTTTTCTATTTTATCATCTGCAAATAAATGAACTAAATTAATTGTTTCAACAAATGATGTTCGCGGCGTGAAATTTGCCATGAGTGGTAGTTTCGTGTGAAAGCTTACAATAGCCGCCATTCTTTTAATTTTTTCAGTACCGTCGAAGGAGTAATAATCACTACCGTAATGAAAGAATGGTAGGGGCAGGATTGCCTGTGCGTTTTTTGGAATGGAAGAAATTAGTTTTTTTATGTCCTCATTAATCTCAGTCTTATTAAATGGGTTTTTTGTGTTAAGATAGCCTTTCATTGAATGGTGAAAAGGAATTCCATCGGCAATGAATAAAAGTAGAATCAGACTTGAAAATATATATCTGAGATTTTTGTTGATTCTTGCAAAGAATAGCCTTGAAATTATAATTGAGCTTAAAATGGTTGTCATAAAGAAAAATGGCCAGGCAAAACGACCGGGAGCTCTAAATTGCTTTATAAGTGGGAATGTATCCAACAAAGATTCTAAACCCCATTTAAATGGAATACCCATTGAAAATAAAAGCAATGGAATTGTTGAAATGAACAGTAATAAAAAAGGACGTAATTGCTTATGCTGTTTTAAAACACTAATGCATTTTGATTTGTTTCTAATAAAGTAATAAATCATAAAGAATAATGCGATTATGGAAGTTACTCCAACATAGGCGACGCCTTCCCAGTTTTGACCTCTTATCTTGTATATTTGAGATAAGAAATGACGGAAAGGAGGGAATATAGAAATAAAAACGGTTTCAATGTTTGAAGTGAAATACAAAAATCCATATGGATTTTGTGGCCTGTCAGTTTTAGTATCCGTTATTTGAATAAATACAAAATAGAATAAAAGCGGAGTAATACCTTGGATTGCAAAATTGATAAGATTGTTTTTTGAAAATGAAACTATAGTTTTCATAAGCCAATACACTAGAATAAATGACGCATTGATCATGCCAAGGTATGGGTGTATGAAGAAAATAAGTGTAATTACTAACGATAGCAGAATTGTAGAATTAGTTTTTTTGTCATGAATCTCATGTTTTAAAAGAAGATAAATGACTAAGGGAATAGTAAAATTATAAGATAAGGCAAGGTGACCGGCCAGTCTTAAGGATTGAGGACATAATATTGTTATACCAAGTGCCGCTATAACTGAGAAGTACTCCGAATTATTTAATAAAAGAAAAATCCGTAATAAGAGCCATCCACATAATAAGAAGGAGCCAATTAAGGTTAGGTTAAAAATGGCAATTGAAAATGGTTTTAAGAAAGAGAAAAGCCGAATGAAATTACTAAGTAATGGATTTCCATCTGTAAAGCTATGATCTTCTCCATAAGGATAGTTACTGCCAGAGTAATTTAAGTATGTCGAGTCATGGTGCACATGCCATTCGTAACAAAAATAATTTTTAATGGCATCACCTTTGTCATTTAAAATGTAAGTGTTTGGGTGAAAAAAGACTGGAGAATAGAAATAAGCAATGAATATCAGGAGTAATGCAAATAATACAAGGTAAGGTCTTTGTTTTGTTATCTGCAAACTCATTCTTTATAAAACCAATTAATTTGATTTAATCACTTTGAAAGTTCTTTGTTGATTAGGGCTTGAAATTTGTACGAAATATAAACCATCCGGCACTTGTGTTAAGTCTAAACGATAAGATTTTTCATCTTGTCGAACAGTATATATTAAACTTCCTGTTATTGAAATGACTGAAATATCAAGTGAATTTAATTTGGTGGAATTATTTACGTATACAAAATCCTTAGTTACGGTTGGATATACTTCTACTGACAAAGTTTCTACGTTGTTTTCCTTAATTCCTACAATTTTTTGAGATCCAACTAACGTAGAGTCAAGTTTTACTAGGAAAACATCAGTTAATTGAGATCCGAATCCATTCGTAGAGCCAACAGCAATATATCCCTTTCCTTTTGTATTAGATATGTCAACTATGTTATCGTTATCTAAACTTCCATACGTATTAAAGATGCTGGGCCACATTCCATTTACATCCATAAATAAAGGCTCAATTTTCGAATTGATTGGTGCTTCATATGTTTTGTACACATAAATAAAATTATTTCCTCCGTAGCCTTTCGTTAATGTTGTTAATTGAAAGTCATTGTATTTTTCTGAACGTGGAAAAGTGTTTTCATATTTAAAACCACCGTTGTTATCCAACGACAATAAGTAACCGTAAGTTGTGTCACGGCCATCTATATCATTTGCCCCTGACATAACTAAATCGAAATTATTGGCCTCTACTATGTCGGTTAAAAACTGAATTTTACTGTCTCCACGCTTAACCCCCAATATAGAATCCCCTCCTAAATTCGTTTTCATTAACCAGCAATCGCCTTTTGTATCACCCATGCTTTTGGTCGTACCTGCAAATGCATATTGGTTGTTATAGGTTAGTGTAAATGATTTGAATTCGTCATCTTCAGCTCCGCCATATGTTTTTTGCCATTGAAAATTTCCGTTGATATCTGTTTTGATAATATAACCGTCTGATTTGCCATAACCAAAACTATAGGTGTTGCCGCAAATGATTAAACTGTCGCCACCATTACTTTCTTTCACGCAATAACCAAAATCCCAATCAAACCCGCCAAATGCTTTTTGCCAAATAAGGTTTCCGTTTTTATCGGTTCTTACGGCAAAAACATCATAACCTCCGCTTCCAAATGAATTAGTATAACCTGCAATTACAAACCCTGAATCTTTTAATTGAATAATAGAACGACCAATATCATTGTTAAATCCACCGTAGGATTTTTCCCAACGTACCCAACCCATGCTGTCAACTAAAGCCAAATAAACATCCGTATTTCCATTGCCAAAACTGCTGGTAGAGCCTGTTACAGCGTATTGTCCGTTTAAAGTTTGCACGACACCGTATCCAATATCATGACCATAACCGCCAAAACGTGTATAAAACTTCTTCGGTGCTTGTGCATTCAACACGAAGCTTAAAAGAAATAGAAATGCTGCTATAACCTTCTTCATCTTAATTGAATTTTTTAGCAATGCTTAAATAAACTCCTTGTCCGAATGTTTGCTTCGGTAAAATATACCCTTGCAAACTATTACTGCCTAAACGTACAAACCAGCCTTTTGTATTATAAGTGAGAGCAAGTCCGGTGTTTAAACGGGTATAGCCTCCATAACCTATGTGCACGGTAACAGTTAATTTGTTTTTGATTGTATATTCCGGTTCTAAGAAAACGTAAGGCTTGTAATTAGAATGAAACATGTATCGGAACCCGGCCGCCACAGCATAACCTTTCTTGAAAAATATTTTATTCATTAAAATTAAATTGGTCGGAATGTTTGTATTGAATGATTCTTTTCTTGCATTCGTAACCTCACGCAAAATACTGTCGGTGTTAATCTGATTAAGTGTTGAATCTTTCAAATCCAAAATATTATTTACTTTATAACCGTCGAACTTTATAACCGAATCACTGCTATACTGTAAACTGTTTTCCGACCAATGGATAAATCCGATATTATTAGCGTTAACAGTTAAAATACTATGTGTGCCGATTTTGCTTTTGTAAGGTGTTTCAAAAAAGATATCGGCACTTGCACCAATCCCGTTAAACGACCACAAATTTTTCTTTTTTCCCGTATCGCTAACGGCCATGTTGAAATTTGATTGGAAGATTAATTCAGTGCCGTCGGCATTGGTGTAAAGTGATGAATTATTTCTTGCGCGGATGTAAAATAATTGCTCACCTTTTACGAAAGAAACTGAAACACCAATTTTAGCGGTAGTGTCTACTTTATGCATCATCACTCCGAATTTAATTTCCTGAAATCTTAAGGCATTGATATTAGTGCCGGTGAAGTTGGCGGTTTTGTCGAGAAATGGTTTATTACCATAAAACATGAGTTGGTAAAAATCTTTTGTATAAGTTGCATTTAGAATCTCTTGATTTTTTATTCCAATCAGGAAAGCATAATTCTTTTTTCTTCCGAAGAAAGCATTCACGTCATAGTTCAAGTTTAATCCCATTTGATTGTAGCCACGCATTTTATTTAAGGCGGCATCTTTCATGGTTTGGTCAATGAAGCCACCAAAAATTAATTTGTTCACCATGGCATTTTGTATGCCATTTGAGCCTGCTTCATATTCTGCATTAATGGATACGCTTTTTCCGGTGTGTTCATAGTTCATGAAATCACTGTTGTATTGCGCTACGCAAACCGGTGTACAGGCCAGAAAAAAAATAAATATGAAAAGTGAGGAAATGTTGCGCATACTACTTTTTACGGGCTCTGTAATTGACATCCAAACTTAATATTAAGTCTAAATTATAATTGTCCATAATTTTAATATCCGGTGGTTGTGGGGTTGGCATGTTAAATTGAGAAACGAATTTGATGAAGCGACATAGCTTAAGGTTCTCCAGTTTTTTGTCATCTACCGGAACTTCAATTTTTGAATACACCGGTGATGTTACTATATAATTAGCATCAATAATACCTCGCTTTATAACGTTGTTAGGTACAACAAACAACGAATCGATAATTTGATTTTGTTCGTTTAAAAGATAACCTTGCAAAACAGCTTCAAACGGAAAACCGTTGGTGGCCTGAATATTTATGGTACCATAATTAATATTATCAATTTGTTCAACGGTTGAAAGATCGATGGCGGTGGTTGAAATCAACTTAAAGAAATCAGTGCGTATTTGTAAGGGCATATCAACATCCGCGTAAATATTAATGCCGGTGTTTAAAAAGGCGAAATCATTGGAACCTGAAATATTACCAAATGGATTGATAGAAATTTTTCCTTGGTAGGTTAAATAATCAGGAAGGTTTTCTAAGAATGGTTTCAGATTCGAATTGCTGGTATTAACCGAAATGGTTTTTACCGAAGGAAATACAGGATTGGAAAAATTATTTGTTTTCCCTGCTTTGTTGATGTTTAAATTGGAGAGTCCGGATGCATTTAAAGTAACTGATGTATTGCTAAATGAATTTACGGATTTTATATTGCTTAATTGCGCGTTGATGTCGACACCAAATTCGTTTACAATTTTAAAATTGATGTAAGCTGAGTTGATTTGAAAATTACTCGCTTGTAAATTATTACTGATGTTTAAGGAAACAGAGTCGTATGGTAAATCAATATTCTGCTGACCAAAATAACCTTCTACATAATAGGGAACTAATTTGGTATATGAAATATTAGTGGCTACACCTTGTCCGCCACGAATAGTATCCGGTTGTGCAGTTGGTGAAACGGATACACTGATGGTTTGCACAATGGTGTTGATTTTGTTTCCGGATAGACCACCCATTTTTACAGTATAACCACTCACATCATAATAGCGTGAGGTGTTGTTGAAACCGGGATTAATCACTTCATGAATTTTAAACGGTACACCATACTTGGTTGTACCAGGTAAAATCATATCGAACACCAATGGTTGCGTGTAGGTGTTAGTGTAATCTACTTTTAATTTTCCATCACTGATGATAGCGGTGCGTAATTCAGCGCCATTACTGATGTTGAAATTAATTTCTTGTGTTTGCGGAAAGCCCGGAATATTACTGCCGGGTGCAATAAAGAAATTTGTATTGGGCGCCATGAAGAACCCATAGTTAAGCACAGTATCTGGTAATTCAATCAATGAATCTAACTGAAAACCGGCAATTTTTTTCGAGAAAGAGAGATGCAATAACCCTGTTGGATCCGATTGAAAAAGTGTATCGCTAAAAAAATTCTTTATATTAAGCGAGCTTCGAGCAATTGGTGCCGATATATCAACGTCCCAAGCTGTTTCAAATGATTTCCGGCAAGAAATCATGACGAGTACTAAAACAGCCATACTCAGAGCTATTTTGCTAAAAATGCGCATAATACAAATATAAGCTTTTTGATATAAAACCTATTAACTAATACTGGTCGGACTTTAAAAAGGTTTGGTATAATTTAAAATAGGTTTAACATAAATAGTTAGGAATTTGCGGTGGTTTATTAGTAAATTTATGTAATTGAAACCATGAGATATTTATTTTCACTTTTATCATTATTGTTTGTATTAGGAGTACAATCCCAAACCTATAATTACTATTTCGGAAATTTACACTCACATTCAGGTTATTCGGATGGGAATAAGGATTCAAGTACTACGGGTATATCTAAGCCTACCGGTGATTACAACTTCGCGAAAGCCTCCCTTCATTTTGATTTTTTGGGAATATCTGAGCACAACCATTATACAGCGAATAATAATCCGGGCATGGTAAGAACCAGTTATGGTTTAGGAATAAACGAGGCCAATGCCGCAAATCAAGATGGTACTTTTTTATGTTTGTATGGTATGGAGTGGGGGACGAGTTCAAGTACAAACGGACATGTTATTGTATATGGTTTTAATCAGTTAATCGGATGGGAGGCTTCCGTGCCTGGATTGGTCGGACCTAATTATGATATTTACGTAGATAAAACCGATTATTACAGTTTATTTCGATTAATTAAGAACACGCCGGGTACATTTTGTTATTTGGCACATCCAAGCTGGAATGATTTCGGATATCTTGTAAGCAATCCCTATAATGCGATGTATGATTCAGCCATCGTTGGAATACCTTTCAGAAACGGATTAGCTTTTAGTACATCATTAACCTATGATGATTATCCGGCCAGTAATTTTTTTCAGTATTACCGTAAAATGTTGAGCTTAGGTTATCACATAGGAATTGGTTACGATCACGATAATCACAATCTTACATTCGGAAGAAATAACGCCGGACGATTAGCCATTTTAGCTCCATCTTTAACAAGAGCTAATCTATATTCCGCTATGCAAAACATGCACTTTTATGCAACCGATGATTGGAACGCAAAAATTGATTTAAAGATCAATGCCAAAATAATGGGCGATTCGACTTCCGGTTTAACACATCCTACCATTAATGTTACTTTTAGTGATGATGATGGTGAAATAGCAGATACATTGAAGTTGTGGGCCGGCGTGGAAGGAAGCAATCTGTATTCAACCGTTCATACGAGTGTAACAGGAAATAATACTATTAGTTTTACAGATAACGGACAAGCACCGGGTTCTAATAAGTATTATTTTGTAGAAGTAATTCAACCGGATGGGGATCGTATTATATCTTCTCCGATTTGGTATCGTTTAAGTCAGTTCGCTTCGGTAAATGAATTAGAAAAATCATTTAATATTGTCGCTTTTCCAAATCCGGTTAATGCAATGCTTTATGTGAGTACCGATTTAAATGAAGGTTTTGAAATAGAAATTACGGATGTGTCCGGGAAAGTTATTTACAGCGAAAAATCGTTTTTACCGCAAACAAAATTATCCACAGCCGATTTCGCTGCCGGTTTTTATAATCTGAAAATTACTTCCGGTAATTTGGTGAAAAATCAAAAACTGGTTATTGAATAGATTTTAGAACCTTTTCTGTTTTCTCTAACATTTCATCGGTAAAATCCATGTGTGTAACAAAACGTATGGTTTGTTTTCCGAAGGCTGCAATCTTAATGTTATTTTCCAATAATTTCTTTTCAAAGTCTGCCCCACTGATTTTTGTATCAATATCAAATATCACAATATTACTATCTACCGGTAAAATGGAAGTTACATAAGGGAGTGATTTTAAAATACCCTCTATTTTTTTCGCGCGGATGTGATCTTCTTTTAATCGCGTTACATTATTATTTAATGCATAAATACCCGCCGCAGCTAATATTCCGGCCTGGCGCATACCGCCACCAAAAACTTTTCTTACGCGACGTGCTTTTTTTATAAATTCTTTGGTGCCTATTAATACAGAGCCGGCCGGTGTACCCAATCCTTTCGATAAACAAATAGAGATGCTGTCGAACAAACTTCCAATGTCTTTTGGATTTTCCTTGGTTTCAGTTAATGCGTTGAAAATCCTTGCTCCGTCTAAATGAAAATTTAATTTTTTATCCGCGCATAATTTCTGAATTGGTTTAATCATTTCAATGGTATAATATGAACCTCCTGCGCGATTCACAGTGTTCTCTAAACTTACCAATGTGGTTCTGGTTAACCAATCAAAATCACCGTTAATGTTTTGTTCAATTTGTTGAGCCGTTATTCTTCCTCTGTCGCCCTGAATTAATTTCGCTTGCACACCGCTGTTAAAAGAAATGCCTCCTCCTTCGTAATTGTAAATATGTGAGTTTACATCGCATAATACTTCATCTCCGGGCTGGGTGTGTACTTTAATAGCGATTTGATTTGTCATAGTACCACTCGGGCAAAATAAGCCGGCTTCTTTTCCAAACAGAGCCGCTGCTTTTTTTTCTAATTCTATAACAGTTGGATCTTCACCAAAAACATCATCCCCCAATGGAGCATTCATCATGGCTTCCAACATTGCTTTGGTTGGTTTTGTAACAGTATCGCTTCTTAAATCTATAATCATAATTAGTTTTTTATAAGTAATAATAGTCCGTCGCGAACGGGTAATAGTAAAGTTTTTACGCGTGCATCTGCGTTAACTTTTTCATTGAACGCGTGAATGACTTTAGTGTCGGTGTCCATTTCATTTTCGTTTTGGAGAACTTTCCCGCTCCATAAAACATTATCCACAATAATGATTCCGCCTTTCTTCACTTTGTCAATCACCAAATCAAAATACAAAGGATAATTACGTTTATCGGCATCTATAAATACAATGTCAAATTCTTGTTTTAGTTGGGGAATAATTTCACCCGCTTGACCTTGCATCAAATGAATTTTGTTTTTGTATGCCGATTTATCAAAGTAACGTTTTGCCACCGCATTCGTTTCTTCGTTAGGATCAATGGTAATGAGTATTCCTTCTTCTTGTAAACCTTCCGCTAAACAGAGAGCAGAGTAGCCGGTATAAGTACCAATTTCGAGGATGTATTTAGGTTGTTTTAATTGAGAAATAAAACTAAGAAAACGTCCCTGAAGATGACCGCTCAGCATTCGGGGAGATAAGACCTTTAAATGCGTTTCACGATTCAGTTCTTGTAAAAGTACAGACTCTGCTTCGCTATGATTTTCGCAATAAAGACTAAGCGCTTCGCTAATGAATTCCATAATCAAACCTACATTTTTTATTTAATAAACTCAAGGTACAGAAATAAAAAAGTCCGGGTGTTTAGTCCGGACTTCATTATAATTATTTAAATTTTATTGTTGTTCATCAGGAATGATAGTTCCATCAACAAGAATACGGCCGCAATGTTCGCAAACGATAATTTTCTTGTTAGTGCGAATGTCTAACTGACGCTGAGGCGGGATTTTGTTGTAGCAACCACCACAAGCATCACGATCAACAGTAACAACTGCTAAGCCGTTACGTGTGTTAGAACGGATACGCTTATAGGCATTGAATAAACGCTCTTCAATTTTAGATGAAGCGCTTTCTGATTCAACTAATAAATCTTTTTCTTCTTTTTCAGTTTCAGCGATGATTTCATCAAGTTCGCTTTTCTTCACTTTTAAATCTTTTGAACGCTCTTCGAATTCAACTTTAGATTTTTCTAATAAATCTTGTTTTAAAGTGATAGCAGCTTTCGCTTCCTTCATACGCTTTTCAGCCAATTGAATTTCCAAATTTTGGAATTCGATTTCTTTAGAGATCGCATCGTATTCGCGATTGTTACGAACTTTATTTTGCTGAGCTTCGTACTTCTTAATATTAGCCTGAAAATCTTTAATCGCTTGTTTTTTCTCGTTAATTTGATTTTCAAGTTCCTGAACTTCTTCAGTTACGTTATTTAAACGTGTTTCTAAGCCGGCAACGATATCTTCTAAATCACTCACCTCTAATGGTAACTCACCGCGAACGGTACGTAAACGATCGATTTTTGAATCGATTAATTGTAATTCGTAAAGTGAACGTAATTTGCCTTCTACAGAAGCGTCAATCTTTTCTTTAATTTTTGCGCACATAGTTAAAAATAATTTACCGGGTTGGTATTAACTTTCGATAAATAGGTTGCAAATGTAGTAAATTTTTTCTGAATAAGTTCATAAAAAATCTCGGGTGTAAACTGCTCATTTTCAAAGTGTCCGGTATCTACAATTAAAATGTTGCTTTCAGCGTCAAAAAACTCATGGTATTTAATGTCTCCGCTTATATAAGCATCTGATCCTGAATTTATTGCGTTTTTGATTAAAAAACTGCCGCTTCCTCCGCAAAAGGCTACTTTTTTTACCGGCTTGTTTAACAAAGAGGTATGTTTAACAATCGGGCAACTGAAAGCCGATTTTACCCGCTTTAAAAACTCGGTTTCGGATAGGGCTGTTTCAAACTCGCCTGTCATGCCGCTGCCAATATTTTGGTAAGTATTATCCAATGGATAGACATCAAAAGCTACTTCTTCATAGGGATGCGAAGAGAGAAGATTTTTTAGTAATTCCGCCTCCTTGTAGCCTTCAAAAATCACTTCAATGCGCACTTCATTTTCTTTGGATAACTCACCTTTTTTCCCAATAAAGGGGTTGGAGTTTTCATTCCCTCTAAAGGTGCCAGTGCCTTCAGTATTAAAGCTGCAGCTGTCATAATTACCAATGTTTCCTGCACCGGCATCAAACAAACTTTCACGAACCAAATCAGCGTGAGTAGCCGGAACGTAAGTCACTAATTTCTTTAATAAACCTTTTTTGGGTGCTAATATTTTGAGATTGATTAATCCGAGTTTAGAGGCAATTTTAGCATTCACGCCATGCTTTACATTATCAAGATTAGTATGCGCCGCGTAAATGGAAATATTGTTTTGAATGGCTTTGATAACGGTACGCTCCACATAATTACTGCCGGTCAGTTTTTTTAGTCCGCCAAAAATTATGGGATGATGCGCGATGATTAAATTACATTTTAGCTGAATGGCTTCTTCGATGACATTTTCTGTACAGTCGAGACTCAATAAAACGCCTGTTATTTCAGTATCGGAATTTCCTACCAATAATCCGCAATTATCATAACTCTCCTGATAGATGCGGGGAGCAAATTTTTCGAGTTCGGATGTAAGTTCTTTAATCTTCATAA is a window of Bacteroidota bacterium DNA encoding:
- a CDS encoding T9SS type A sorting domain-containing protein, whose translation is MRYLFSLLSLLFVLGVQSQTYNYYFGNLHSHSGYSDGNKDSSTTGISKPTGDYNFAKASLHFDFLGISEHNHYTANNNPGMVRTSYGLGINEANAANQDGTFLCLYGMEWGTSSSTNGHVIVYGFNQLIGWEASVPGLVGPNYDIYVDKTDYYSLFRLIKNTPGTFCYLAHPSWNDFGYLVSNPYNAMYDSAIVGIPFRNGLAFSTSLTYDDYPASNFFQYYRKMLSLGYHIGIGYDHDNHNLTFGRNNAGRLAILAPSLTRANLYSAMQNMHFYATDDWNAKIDLKINAKIMGDSTSGLTHPTINVTFSDDDGEIADTLKLWAGVEGSNLYSTVHTSVTGNNTISFTDNGQAPGSNKYYFVEVIQPDGDRIISSPIWYRLSQFASVNELEKSFNIVAFPNPVNAMLYVSTDLNEGFEIEITDVSGKVIYSEKSFLPQTKLSTADFAAGFYNLKITSGNLVKNQKLVIE
- a CDS encoding class I SAM-dependent methyltransferase; the protein is MEFISEALSLYCENHSEAESVLLQELNRETHLKVLSPRMLSGHLQGRFLSFISQLKQPKYILEIGTYTGYSALCLAEGLQEEGILITIDPNEETNAVAKRYFDKSAYKNKIHLMQGQAGEIIPQLKQEFDIVFIDADKRNYPLYFDLVIDKVKKGGIIIVDNVLWSGKVLQNENEMDTDTKVIHAFNEKVNADARVKTLLLPVRDGLLLLIKN
- a CDS encoding T9SS type A sorting domain-containing protein, with the translated sequence MKKVIAAFLFLLSFVLNAQAPKKFYTRFGGYGHDIGYGVVQTLNGQYAVTGSTSSFGNGNTDVYLALVDSMGWVRWEKSYGGFNNDIGRSIIQLKDSGFVIAGYTNSFGSGGYDVFAVRTDKNGNLIWQKAFGGFDWDFGYCVKESNGGDSLIICGNTYSFGYGKSDGYIIKTDINGNFQWQKTYGGAEDDEFKSFTLTYNNQYAFAGTTKSMGDTKGDCWLMKTNLGGDSILGVKRGDSKIQFLTDIVEANNFDLVMSGANDIDGRDTTYGYLLSLDNNGGFKYENTFPRSEKYNDFQLTTLTKGYGGNNFIYVYKTYEAPINSKIEPLFMDVNGMWPSIFNTYGSLDNDNIVDISNTKGKGYIAVGSTNGFGSQLTDVFLVKLDSTLVGSQKIVGIKENNVETLSVEVYPTVTKDFVYVNNSTKLNSLDISVISITGSLIYTVRQDEKSYRLDLTQVPDGLYFVQISSPNQQRTFKVIKSN
- a CDS encoding Nif3-like dinuclear metal center hexameric protein; protein product: MKIKELTSELEKFAPRIYQESYDNCGLLVGNSDTEITGVLLSLDCTENVIEEAIQLKCNLIIAHHPIIFGGLKKLTGSNYVERTVIKAIQNNISIYAAHTNLDNVKHGVNAKIASKLGLINLKILAPKKGLLKKLVTYVPATHADLVRESLFDAGAGNIGNYDSCSFNTEGTGTFRGNENSNPFIGKKGELSKENEVRIEVIFEGYKEAELLKNLLSSHPYEEVAFDVYPLDNTYQNIGSGMTGEFETALSETEFLKRVKSAFSCPIVKHTSLLNKPVKKVAFCGGSGSFLIKNAINSGSDAYISGDIKYHEFFDAESNILIVDTGHFENEQFTPEIFYELIQKKFTTFATYLSKVNTNPVNYF
- a CDS encoding threonine aldolase; translation: MIIDLRSDTVTKPTKAMLEAMMNAPLGDDVFGEDPTVIELEKKAAALFGKEAGLFCPSGTMTNQIAIKVHTQPGDEVLCDVNSHIYNYEGGGISFNSGVQAKLIQGDRGRITAQQIEQNINGDFDWLTRTTLVSLENTVNRAGGSYYTIEMIKPIQKLCADKKLNFHLDGARIFNALTETKENPKDIGSLFDSISICLSKGLGTPAGSVLIGTKEFIKKARRVRKVFGGGMRQAGILAAAGIYALNNNVTRLKEDHIRAKKIEGILKSLPYVTSILPVDSNIVIFDIDTKISGADFEKKLLENNIKIAAFGKQTIRFVTHMDFTDEMLEKTEKVLKSIQ